A region of Verrucomicrobiia bacterium DNA encodes the following proteins:
- a CDS encoding SDR family NAD(P)-dependent oxidoreductase, whose amino-acid sequence MNAPHRPLVVVTGASTGLGLAIARRLATRACRLVLTARSESFPRFARAGLEESDTLALRPLDVAVASEREALMEELHRRWGGVDALVNNAGIAYRTVVEHWDTAAWEEIMEVDVRAPMELTRLALPAMRARRSGRIVNISSVGGMMAMPTMSLYSAAKFALEGATEALWYEVRPWNISATLVEPGFIRSDSFRATRFTRHSFRGAMDAGDPYHEHYLSMADFIEWMMERAPSTPERVARCVERTLWRRRPPLRVYATPDAHVFALLRRLLPRVLYHGILYRALPHIRAWGSGTG is encoded by the coding sequence ATGAACGCCCCCCACCGCCCCCTCGTGGTGGTCACCGGCGCCAGCACCGGACTCGGCCTCGCGATCGCGCGGCGGCTGGCGACCCGGGCATGCCGCCTGGTTCTGACCGCCCGGAGCGAGTCGTTCCCACGGTTCGCCCGTGCCGGGCTGGAGGAATCCGACACACTCGCCCTCAGGCCCCTGGACGTGGCCGTGGCGTCGGAGCGCGAGGCACTGATGGAGGAACTCCACCGCCGCTGGGGCGGTGTGGACGCCCTCGTGAACAACGCCGGCATCGCCTACCGCACGGTGGTCGAACATTGGGACACGGCAGCCTGGGAGGAGATCATGGAGGTGGATGTCCGCGCTCCGATGGAGCTCACCCGGCTCGCCCTGCCCGCAATGCGGGCCCGGCGGTCCGGCCGGATCGTCAACATCTCGTCGGTCGGTGGCATGATGGCCATGCCGACGATGTCACTGTACAGCGCCGCCAAGTTTGCCCTCGAGGGCGCCACGGAGGCGCTCTGGTATGAGGTGCGGCCCTGGAACATCTCGGCCACCCTGGTTGAACCGGGGTTCATCCGTTCCGACTCCTTTCGCGCAACCCGGTTCACCCGGCACAGCTTCCGGGGTGCCATGGACGCCGGGGACCCGTACCATGAGCACTATCTGAGCATGGCGGACTTCATCGAGTGGATGATGGAACGGGCCCCATCCACGCCGGAACGGGTCGCCCGCTGCGTCGAGCGCACGTTGTGGCGGAGGCGTCCGCCACTCCGCGTGTACGCCACGCCCGATGCCCATGTGTTTGCCCTCCTCCGGCGTCTCCTGCCGCGGGTCTTGTACCATGGCATTCTCTACCGCGCGCTGCCGCACATCCGGGCGTGGGGGTCCGGCACGGGGTGA
- a CDS encoding CTP synthase — translation MKYIFVTGGVVSSLGKGLTAASLGTLLENRGLKVTLQKFDPYLNVDPGTMSPYQHGEVYVLDDGAETDLDLGHYERFTSTKLSRRNSTTSGQVYQQVLDNEREGVYLGKTVQVIPHVTDEIQRRITLLADEAKADVIITEIGGTVGDIEGLPFLEAIREFALDVGPHNVCFIHVTYVPFIKAAGELKTKPTQQSVAKLREIGLAPNLLVCRCEQPLNKEIRQKLSLFCNVPFEAVIEEKDVDHSIYEVPLMLQRERMDDLVCRHLQLDTPPANMAHWQDIIRRLIAPQHRVRIGVVGKYIELQDAYKSVYEALKHGGVANDCGVQIEHIEAEDVEKPGGEKLFKDLGGILVPGGFGERGIEGKIKAAQFAREARLPYLGLCLGMQIATIEFARNVLGLAGAHSTEFDPLTPHPVIHLQETQRHVKRKGGSMRLGAQECQLRMGSLAQRLYGAFTISERHRHRYEFNNAYRPRFEAAGFAISGTTPDQQLVEIIEVTDHPFFVACQFHPEFLSKPNLPHPLFRGFITAAHERLHHKPLYPPVS, via the coding sequence ATGAAGTACATCTTCGTCACCGGCGGTGTGGTGAGCTCCCTGGGCAAGGGGTTGACCGCCGCATCGCTGGGAACGCTGCTGGAGAACCGCGGGCTCAAGGTGACGCTGCAGAAGTTCGATCCGTATCTCAACGTGGATCCCGGCACGATGAGCCCCTACCAGCACGGAGAAGTGTACGTGCTCGACGACGGGGCGGAGACCGATCTCGATCTGGGCCACTACGAGCGGTTCACCAGCACCAAGCTCAGCCGCCGCAACTCCACCACCAGCGGCCAGGTGTACCAGCAGGTCCTCGATAACGAGCGCGAGGGGGTGTATCTGGGCAAGACCGTCCAGGTGATCCCCCATGTGACCGACGAGATCCAGCGCCGGATCACGCTGCTGGCCGACGAGGCGAAGGCGGACGTGATCATCACCGAGATCGGCGGCACGGTGGGCGACATCGAGGGCCTGCCGTTCCTGGAGGCCATTCGCGAGTTCGCCCTTGATGTCGGCCCGCACAACGTGTGCTTCATCCATGTCACCTACGTCCCGTTCATCAAGGCGGCCGGCGAGCTCAAGACCAAGCCCACCCAGCAGAGCGTCGCCAAGCTCCGCGAAATCGGTCTCGCCCCAAACCTGCTGGTGTGCCGGTGTGAACAGCCGTTGAACAAGGAGATCCGGCAGAAGCTGAGCCTGTTCTGCAACGTGCCCTTCGAGGCGGTGATCGAGGAGAAGGACGTGGATCACTCCATCTACGAGGTGCCCCTGATGTTGCAGCGGGAACGGATGGACGACCTGGTCTGCCGCCACCTGCAACTCGACACCCCCCCTGCGAACATGGCGCACTGGCAGGACATCATCCGCCGCCTGATTGCCCCGCAGCACCGGGTGCGGATCGGCGTGGTGGGCAAGTACATCGAGCTGCAGGATGCCTACAAGTCGGTGTATGAGGCGCTCAAGCACGGCGGGGTCGCCAATGATTGCGGCGTGCAGATCGAGCACATCGAGGCCGAGGACGTCGAGAAACCGGGTGGTGAGAAGCTCTTCAAGGATCTGGGGGGCATCCTGGTGCCGGGGGGATTTGGTGAGCGGGGCATCGAGGGAAAGATCAAGGCGGCGCAGTTCGCCCGGGAGGCGCGGTTGCCCTACTTGGGCCTCTGCCTGGGCATGCAGATCGCCACGATCGAGTTCGCCCGAAACGTCCTGGGTCTCGCCGGTGCGCACTCCACCGAGTTCGACCCGCTAACGCCGCACCCGGTGATCCACCTCCAGGAAACGCAGCGCCATGTGAAGCGCAAGGGCGGCTCGATGCGCCTGGGGGCGCAGGAATGCCAGCTGCGGATGGGTTCGCTGGCGCAGCGGCTTTACGGGGCCTTCACCATCAGCGAACGCCACCGGCACCGGTATGAGTTCAACAATGCCTATCGCCCGAGGTTCGAGGCGGCGGGGTTCGCCATCAGCGGCACCACCCCGGACCAGCAGTTGGTCGAGATCATTGAGGTCACCGACCATCCGTTCTTCGTCGCCTGCCAGTTTCACCCCGAATTCCTGAGCAAGCCCAACCTGCCCCACCCGTTGTTCCGGGGATTCATCACGGCCGCCCATGAGCGTCTGCACCACAAGCCGCTGTACCCTCCCGTCAGTTGA
- a CDS encoding PQQ-binding-like beta-propeller repeat protein, which yields MKLKTAFLTGLVGLPAVAIALAGDWPFFRGPSHNGISEEKNWLGAWPSGEPKRLWKQSVGTGYSTVSVSGGRVYTLGNAANTDTLYCFDAGTGKEIWKFSYPQKLDPKYYEGGPSATPTVADDVVYSISKQGDVFCLDAATGREIWRRNVKQEFGLTDSEWGFSGSPFVDGEAVLFNAGSHGLSLNRRTGERLWVSGTAASGYSSFTPVTFAGNRALAVFAAKSLVILDPADGRSLASFPWETQYDVNAPDPVAVGNDLLITSGYKFQEKPGTGASAALVRADGSGLRKVWQTRDLASQLSTPVYYNGYIYGVTGNGDDPSYLRCLDPGTGALKWSSPKASMGNLMAADGKLIWVAGNGELIIVAANPEAYQELARAQVSGGRVWSAPVLANGRLYTRNSKGEVSCVDVKGSGTVN from the coding sequence GTGAAGCTGAAGACCGCATTTTTGACCGGGTTGGTGGGCTTGCCGGCGGTCGCGATCGCCCTGGCAGGCGACTGGCCGTTCTTCCGCGGACCCTCACACAACGGAATCTCGGAAGAGAAGAACTGGCTGGGGGCATGGCCCAGTGGAGAGCCGAAGCGGCTCTGGAAGCAATCGGTCGGCACTGGCTACTCGACGGTGAGCGTCTCCGGCGGCCGGGTGTACACGCTGGGCAACGCGGCCAATACGGACACGCTGTACTGTTTTGATGCCGGCACCGGAAAGGAGATCTGGAAGTTTTCCTACCCCCAGAAGCTGGATCCGAAATACTACGAGGGGGGACCCAGCGCGACGCCAACCGTTGCGGACGACGTTGTGTATTCCATCAGCAAGCAGGGCGATGTGTTCTGCCTGGACGCCGCGACCGGACGCGAGATCTGGCGCCGCAACGTGAAGCAGGAGTTTGGGTTGACCGATTCGGAATGGGGATTTTCCGGTTCTCCGTTTGTGGACGGCGAGGCGGTGCTGTTCAATGCCGGGTCCCACGGACTGTCCCTGAACCGACGGACCGGGGAGCGCCTCTGGGTTTCCGGGACGGCGGCCTCCGGCTACTCCAGCTTCACCCCGGTGACGTTCGCCGGAAACCGGGCACTGGCGGTGTTCGCAGCGAAGTCGCTGGTCATTCTGGATCCGGCCGACGGACGATCCCTCGCCAGCTTCCCGTGGGAGACCCAGTATGACGTCAATGCCCCGGATCCCGTCGCCGTCGGCAACGATCTCCTCATCACCAGCGGCTACAAATTCCAGGAGAAGCCGGGAACCGGCGCCTCCGCCGCGCTGGTGCGCGCCGACGGTTCCGGTCTGCGAAAGGTCTGGCAGACACGGGACTTGGCGAGCCAGTTGTCCACGCCTGTGTATTACAACGGCTACATCTATGGCGTGACGGGCAACGGGGATGACCCGAGCTACCTCCGCTGTCTGGACCCCGGAACGGGTGCCCTGAAGTGGAGCTCGCCCAAGGCGTCCATGGGCAACCTCATGGCTGCGGACGGCAAGTTGATCTGGGTGGCCGGCAATGGTGAATTGATCATCGTTGCGGCAAACCCGGAGGCCTATCAGGAACTGGCCCGGGCACAGGTCTCGGGCGGGCGGGTCTGGTCGGCTCCGGTGCTGGCCAACGGACGACTCTACACCCGCAACTCCAAAGGGGAGGTCAGCTGCGTGGATGTGAAGGGCAGCGGCACCGTCAACTGA